Proteins co-encoded in one Ruegeria sp. HKCCD4315 genomic window:
- a CDS encoding AAA family ATPase: protein MTSATPQDDNSAILACTISRDVQNFDLLIEDMEAILGERWGDLGFAEALAFFSQPEAETLEFVALAIDGEDEDNLSLMGEIITQAKEKKIKVVLIAEDVTPASLHQLLRKGADEFVPYPLPEGELQEAIERMKQPDPVAVAQAAAVPLAKGDSKEGALFVVHGLAGGVGATTMAVNLAWELACASDKDAPSVCLIDLDLQYGTVSTYLDLPRRETVFEMLSDTESMDNEVFSQALQTYEEKLQVLTAPSDMVPLDLITPDDIQRVIDMARAHFDYVIVDMPKTLVLWSETVLQAAHVYFAMIELDMRSAQNALRLKRALQAEELPFNKLRFALNRAPKFTDLNGKSRVKRMGESLGISIDLQLPDGGKPVMQSGDHGLPLANSAAKNPLRREIAKLAKSLHSLGSSSAEEAA, encoded by the coding sequence ATGACCAGCGCGACGCCGCAAGATGACAATTCAGCAATTTTGGCCTGCACCATAAGCCGGGATGTCCAGAATTTCGACCTTTTGATCGAAGACATGGAGGCCATTCTTGGAGAGCGTTGGGGTGATCTGGGCTTTGCCGAGGCGCTGGCCTTTTTCAGCCAACCAGAAGCTGAAACTCTTGAATTTGTGGCATTGGCTATCGACGGAGAGGATGAGGACAATCTCTCGCTGATGGGTGAGATCATCACCCAGGCCAAGGAAAAGAAGATCAAAGTTGTCCTGATCGCCGAGGATGTAACTCCCGCCTCGCTGCATCAACTGCTGCGTAAGGGCGCTGACGAATTCGTCCCCTACCCACTTCCGGAAGGTGAATTGCAGGAAGCGATTGAGCGCATGAAGCAGCCCGACCCAGTCGCAGTCGCACAGGCCGCCGCAGTGCCTTTGGCCAAAGGGGACTCAAAAGAGGGGGCGTTGTTCGTTGTACACGGACTGGCTGGCGGTGTGGGCGCGACCACTATGGCCGTCAACCTGGCCTGGGAGCTTGCCTGCGCGTCGGACAAAGATGCACCGTCTGTTTGCCTAATCGATCTGGATCTGCAGTACGGGACCGTGTCCACCTATCTGGACCTTCCGCGGCGCGAAACGGTCTTTGAGATGTTGTCAGACACAGAGTCGATGGACAACGAAGTTTTTTCGCAAGCCCTTCAAACATATGAAGAAAAGCTGCAAGTACTGACAGCGCCGTCCGATATGGTGCCATTGGATCTGATTACGCCAGACGATATTCAGCGTGTCATCGACATGGCCCGTGCGCATTTTGACTATGTCATCGTAGATATGCCCAAAACGCTGGTCCTGTGGTCAGAAACTGTGTTGCAGGCAGCACATGTGTACTTCGCTATGATCGAACTGGACATGCGTTCCGCTCAGAATGCATTGCGTTTGAAACGCGCCTTGCAAGCAGAAGAGCTGCCGTTCAACAAACTGCGCTTTGCGCTGAACCGCGCGCCCAAGTTTACCGATCTCAACGGTAAGAGCCGGGTAAAGCGTATGGGCGAAAGCCTTGGTATCTCAATTGATCTGCAATTGCCCGACGGGGGCAAACCAGTCATGCAAAGCGGTGACCACGGTCTCCCGCTGGCAAACTCGGCCGCCAAAAATCCATTGCGCCGGGAAATCGCGAAACTGGCGAAATCGCTTCACAGCCTTGGTAGCAGCAGCGCCGAAGAAGCTGCGTAA
- a CDS encoding OmpA family protein, whose product MQKWIITLGLTVAVAACTREAGYEIDAGTFGNATLNNIQVQNGELTYAQILSRRFAADVPSQVNFAFNSSQLDASAQRILLQQADWIKQFPEARFRVYGHTDAVGSTSYNKSLGMRRAQAVVSFLERQGISRSRLEAVVSFGKAQPLIATQERDRRNRRTVTEVSGFVDGNRQLLDGKYAEVIYREYVESATARSLVEDVTAEDGEGG is encoded by the coding sequence ATGCAGAAGTGGATAATCACACTGGGTCTTACGGTCGCTGTTGCCGCATGTACGCGTGAAGCAGGATACGAGATCGATGCTGGAACCTTCGGAAACGCGACATTGAACAATATCCAGGTTCAGAACGGCGAACTGACATACGCCCAGATCCTCAGCCGTCGATTTGCTGCGGATGTACCAAGCCAAGTGAACTTTGCCTTTAATAGCTCACAACTGGACGCATCCGCCCAGCGGATTCTGTTGCAACAGGCCGACTGGATCAAACAGTTCCCCGAAGCCCGGTTCCGAGTCTATGGTCACACCGACGCCGTAGGCTCGACCAGCTACAACAAAAGTCTGGGTATGCGCCGGGCTCAGGCCGTCGTGAGCTTCCTTGAACGGCAAGGGATTTCACGATCCCGCTTGGAAGCCGTCGTGTCCTTTGGCAAGGCTCAGCCTTTGATCGCCACCCAGGAACGTGATCGCCGTAACCGCCGGACTGTGACAGAAGTTTCGGGCTTTGTTGATGGCAACCGACAGCTTCTGGACGGTAAATACGCCGAAGTCATTTACCGCGAGTATGTAGAAAGCGCGACCGCAAGAAGCTTGGTCGAAGACGTGACTGCAGAAGACGGTGAAGGTGGATAA